A stretch of the Desertibacillus haloalkaliphilus genome encodes the following:
- the spoIIIAF gene encoding stage III sporulation protein AF: protein MQLIIEWITNIILLILLATILELLLPNSSMQRYVKMVVGLLLLVMILNPLLSIFSKDVNEIFDVAALEDEAITVSSLENSIESKKVDIESGQRAYISEQVAVQLKRQVEEELVDRFDVEVTDVVISMEQFAAEDGVEEQIDEVSVIVKQREHEVVSDSNEGIESVEVVAIDTTRKQTTEEIPIDVKEVLAYLETEWQISKEKISLAWEGG, encoded by the coding sequence ATGCAGCTTATTATTGAATGGATTACAAATATTATTCTATTAATTTTGCTTGCCACGATATTAGAGCTTCTTTTACCTAATTCAAGCATGCAACGATACGTGAAAATGGTTGTCGGGCTGTTGTTATTAGTGATGATCCTAAATCCGCTATTGTCAATCTTCTCTAAAGATGTTAACGAAATTTTTGATGTCGCAGCCCTTGAAGATGAGGCAATCACCGTATCTAGCTTAGAAAATTCAATTGAAAGTAAGAAAGTAGATATAGAATCTGGACAACGTGCATATATTTCAGAACAGGTGGCTGTCCAATTGAAAAGACAAGTAGAAGAGGAGTTGGTAGACAGGTTTGATGTGGAAGTAACTGATGTTGTCATTTCCATGGAACAATTTGCTGCTGAGGATGGTGTAGAGGAACAGATTGATGAAGTATCAGTAATAGTAAAACAACGAGAACATGAAGTGGTTTCTGATAGTAATGAAGGGATTGAATCGGTGGAAGTTGTAGCGATCGATACGACAAGAAAACAAACTACGGAGGAAATACCTATAGATGTTAAAGAGGTACTCGCGTACTTAGAAACTGAGTGGCAAATTTCTAAAGAAAAGATTTCTTTAGCATGGGAAGGAGGATAA
- the spoIIIAG gene encoding stage III sporulation protein AG, whose product MDKKGENSNTQWLKKLFQKKSDGKKTSIHYVALILCVGVALMILGNFFNSDDSGDQPSQMVFNDSQTLEEDEPAFGQNESREPFSMEDYEYRYENQLREALENIVGVSDVSVMINLAETERKVYEKDVSLKQQQTDETDREGGTRKVEDMTKDEQVVIVRSGDSEEPIVVKTEKPDIRGVLVVARGVDNIQVKSWVVEAVSRVLDVPAHRVSVLPKSTEQSKEE is encoded by the coding sequence ATGGACAAAAAGGGTGAAAATAGTAATACACAGTGGTTAAAGAAATTATTTCAAAAAAAAAGTGATGGAAAAAAAACTTCCATTCATTATGTAGCACTTATTTTATGTGTCGGTGTGGCTTTGATGATTCTGGGGAACTTTTTCAACAGTGATGACAGTGGGGATCAACCTAGTCAAATGGTGTTCAATGACTCTCAGACACTTGAAGAGGATGAGCCTGCCTTTGGTCAAAATGAATCACGAGAGCCTTTTTCAATGGAAGACTATGAATATCGTTATGAGAACCAGCTAAGAGAGGCGCTTGAGAATATTGTTGGTGTCTCTGATGTTTCTGTAATGATTAATTTGGCAGAAACAGAAAGGAAAGTTTATGAAAAAGATGTGAGCTTAAAACAACAACAGACCGATGAAACCGATCGTGAAGGTGGAACACGTAAGGTGGAGGACATGACAAAAGATGAGCAGGTTGTCATTGTTAGAAGTGGGGACAGCGAAGAACCAATTGTCGTAAAAACTGAAAAGCCGGATATACGCGGTGTATTAGTTGTTGCCAGGGGGGTTGATAACATTCAGGTAAAATCGTGGGTGGTTGAAGCGGTTAGTCGGGTTTTAGATGTGCCCGCCCATCGCGTGTCAGTGTTACCGAAATCAACAGAACAATCAAAGGAGGAATAA
- a CDS encoding SpoIIIAH-like family protein, whose protein sequence is MVLKKQTVWLLTMLSLIIVLSVYYITAPGQPNDQFAMLEVDEEEEMNVLEEGFDFTDEEMDAIVNIEEGPEGAESADDSVIQGIADDEVFTSIRLEREESRERLSEEYTNIVASDDVSAELKSEALDKIDSLQVLSQQESMLETLIRSKGYDDVLVITEDEQVKIIVKADELSSEQGNEIMMMAREQLGDKTVAVAHQPAE, encoded by the coding sequence ATGGTATTAAAGAAACAGACAGTTTGGTTATTAACAATGCTTAGTTTAATTATTGTCTTATCAGTATATTATATTACGGCACCAGGACAACCGAATGATCAATTTGCCATGCTTGAGGTTGACGAGGAAGAAGAAATGAATGTATTGGAAGAAGGCTTTGATTTTACCGATGAAGAGATGGATGCGATTGTCAATATTGAAGAAGGTCCTGAAGGTGCGGAATCAGCAGATGACAGTGTTATTCAAGGGATTGCTGATGATGAGGTATTTACATCGATTCGCCTAGAGCGTGAAGAAAGCCGTGAACGATTGAGTGAAGAATATACGAATATTGTCGCTTCTGATGATGTTTCAGCGGAACTAAAGAGTGAAGCGCTAGATAAGATTGATAGTTTACAAGTTCTCTCTCAACAAGAGTCAATGCTTGAAACGTTAATCCGGTCAAAAGGTTATGACGATGTTCTTGTGATTACTGAAGATGAGCAAGTAAAAATTATTGTTAAAGCAGATGAATTATCATCTGAACAAGGAAATGAAATTATGATGATGGCTCGAGAGCAGTTAGGGGATAAAACAGTCGCTGTTGCACATCAACCTGCTGAGTAA
- the accC gene encoding acetyl-CoA carboxylase biotin carboxylase subunit, whose protein sequence is MIKKLLIANRGEIAVRIIRACRELGIETVAVYSEADRESLHVRLADEAYCIGPTPSSESYLNFTNIMSIATLTESDAIHPGYGFLAENADFAEICAACNVTFVGPSPDAINRMGTKDVARETMKNAGVPIVPGSDGIVKDTDDAVAVAKEIGYPVIIKATAGGGGKGIRVARNETELIKGISITQQEAATAFGNPGVYLEKYIEDFRHVEIQVLADNNGHVIHLGERDCSIQRRLQKLLEETPSPAIDEDKRAEMGKAATAAAAAVNYSGAGTVEFIFDHNDGNFYFMEMNTRIQVEHPVTEMVTGVDLIKEQIRIASGEPLSFSQEDIQFQGWSIECRINAENPDKNFMPSPGKITSYLPPGGLGVRVDSAAYPGYTISPFYDSMIAKVITYGATRKEAVSRMKRALKEFEIEGIETTIPFHLRLLEHEQFLSGDFNTKFLEIYDLKA, encoded by the coding sequence ATGATAAAAAAACTATTGATTGCAAATCGTGGAGAAATAGCTGTCCGTATTATTCGCGCTTGTCGTGAGTTAGGGATTGAAACGGTAGCCGTATATTCAGAGGCAGATAGGGAATCACTCCACGTTCGTCTGGCTGATGAAGCCTACTGCATTGGACCAACACCTTCAAGTGAGAGTTATTTAAACTTCACAAACATTATGAGTATTGCAACCCTAACCGAATCAGACGCCATTCATCCAGGCTATGGTTTTTTAGCAGAAAACGCCGATTTTGCGGAAATTTGTGCTGCTTGTAATGTGACGTTTGTTGGTCCTAGTCCAGACGCGATTAATCGTATGGGCACAAAAGATGTTGCAAGAGAAACCATGAAAAATGCGGGTGTACCGATTGTCCCTGGTTCCGATGGGATTGTCAAAGATACGGACGACGCCGTTGCTGTTGCAAAAGAAATTGGGTATCCTGTGATTATCAAAGCGACTGCCGGTGGCGGCGGAAAAGGGATTCGTGTTGCTCGTAACGAAACAGAGCTTATCAAAGGAATCTCTATCACACAGCAAGAAGCTGCAACAGCTTTTGGGAATCCAGGCGTTTATTTAGAGAAATATATTGAAGACTTTCGTCATGTTGAGATCCAAGTATTAGCTGATAATAATGGACATGTGATTCATTTAGGCGAACGTGACTGCAGTATTCAACGACGTTTGCAGAAGTTACTTGAAGAAACACCGTCACCAGCCATTGATGAAGATAAGCGTGCAGAAATGGGGAAAGCGGCTACAGCTGCAGCGGCCGCAGTGAACTACTCAGGTGCAGGTACGGTTGAATTTATTTTTGATCATAATGATGGTAATTTTTACTTTATGGAAATGAATACAAGAATTCAAGTCGAGCATCCTGTAACGGAGATGGTTACTGGTGTCGATCTAATAAAAGAACAAATTCGAATCGCTTCAGGTGAACCGTTAAGCTTTTCTCAAGAAGATATTCAGTTCCAAGGTTGGTCGATTGAGTGTCGAATTAATGCCGAAAACCCTGATAAAAACTTCATGCCTTCACCAGGAAAAATTACTTCATACTTACCGCCGGGAGGGTTAGGTGTCCGCGTTGATTCGGCTGCATACCCTGGCTACACGATTTCACCATTTTATGATTCAATGATCGCAAAAGTGATTACGTATGGTGCAACGAGAAAAGAGGCCGTTTCACGAATGAAGCGGGCGTTAAAAGAATTTGAAATTGAAGGGATTGAGACAACAATTCCGTTTCATTTACGTTTGCTAGAACATGAGCAATTCTTGAGCGGTGATTTTAATACAAAGTTCTTAGAAATTTATGATCTTAAGGCGTAA
- a CDS encoding Asp23/Gls24 family envelope stress response protein: MNENQMLDLDEQKNELGKVEISPEVIEVIAGIAASEVDGVATMRGNFASGVVERLGKKNHGKGVKVDLTEEGIIVDVSVVMIYGVAIPKVAEQIQSNIKQTLQTMTAIDLNAVNVHVVGVQFEQAQEEESLEEQ; this comes from the coding sequence ATGAATGAGAACCAAATGTTAGATTTAGATGAACAAAAAAATGAATTAGGGAAAGTCGAAATCTCACCTGAAGTGATCGAGGTAATTGCTGGCATTGCTGCCTCAGAAGTTGATGGTGTTGCAACCATGCGTGGGAACTTTGCTAGTGGTGTTGTTGAGCGACTAGGTAAGAAGAATCATGGTAAAGGTGTTAAAGTTGATTTGACTGAGGAAGGTATTATCGTCGATGTGTCAGTCGTTATGATTTATGGGGTTGCGATTCCGAAAGTAGCTGAACAAATCCAATCAAACATTAAGCAAACATTACAAACGATGACAGCGATCGATCTTAACGCTGTTAACGTCCATGTTGTCGGTGTACAGTTTGAACAGGCTCAAGAGGAAGAGAGCCTTGAAGAACAATAA
- the nusB gene encoding transcription antitermination factor NusB, with translation MKRRLARQKAVQSLFQIDVSDTDWQEAIENTLEDNEEQDAFITELVRGTLAHQKEIDQIITDHLENWTLERVGNVDRAIMRMAIYEMKYIEDIPMNVSLNEAIEQAKAFGGEESGRFVNGVLSKVAKAHKA, from the coding sequence ATGAAGAGAAGATTAGCAAGGCAAAAAGCAGTACAATCACTTTTTCAAATTGATGTAAGTGATACAGATTGGCAGGAAGCGATCGAAAATACGCTTGAAGACAATGAAGAGCAAGACGCGTTTATTACAGAGCTAGTCAGAGGGACACTTGCTCATCAAAAAGAAATTGATCAAATAATTACCGATCACCTCGAGAACTGGACACTTGAACGAGTAGGGAATGTCGATCGAGCGATTATGCGGATGGCGATCTATGAAATGAAGTATATCGAGGATATACCGATGAATGTCTCTTTAAATGAAGCGATTGAACAAGCAAAGGCCTTTGGCGGAGAAGAGTCAGGCCGATTTGTAAATGGTGTTCTATCAAAAGTAGCTAAAGCTCATAAAGCATAA
- the folD gene encoding bifunctional methylenetetrahydrofolate dehydrogenase/methenyltetrahydrofolate cyclohydrolase FolD, producing the protein MTAELISGKELAQQKREDMKAEVEQLARTGAVPGLAVILIGEDPASQSYVKAKEKACNNIGIHSVVQRLPEATTEQELLAEIDRLNEDETIHGILVQLPLPDHISEKAVIESISPEKDVDGFHPINIGRMMIGEEGFLPCTPFGIVEMIKSKGIEISGKHVVVIGRSNIVGKPVGQLLLNEHATVTYCHSRTKNMKELTKQADILIVAVGIANFVGSDYIKDDAVVIDVGVNRLDNGKLCGDVKFDEAKEVASYLTPVPGGVGPMTITMLLHNTIQSFKRTQK; encoded by the coding sequence TTGACAGCAGAATTAATTAGTGGAAAAGAACTTGCGCAACAAAAACGTGAGGACATGAAAGCAGAGGTTGAACAGTTAGCAAGAACAGGAGCCGTTCCTGGGTTAGCTGTCATCTTAATAGGTGAGGATCCTGCGTCACAGTCTTATGTCAAAGCAAAAGAGAAAGCATGTAATAATATCGGTATCCATTCGGTTGTGCAGCGATTACCTGAGGCAACAACGGAGCAGGAGTTGCTAGCAGAAATTGACCGACTAAACGAAGATGAGACCATTCACGGGATTCTTGTGCAGCTACCGTTACCCGATCATATTTCAGAAAAAGCAGTTATTGAAAGTATTTCTCCTGAAAAAGATGTAGATGGGTTTCATCCGATTAATATTGGCCGTATGATGATTGGTGAAGAAGGGTTTTTGCCTTGTACACCGTTCGGTATTGTGGAGATGATCAAGTCCAAAGGAATTGAAATCAGTGGAAAGCATGTGGTTGTTATTGGTCGAAGTAACATTGTTGGTAAACCAGTTGGGCAATTACTACTAAATGAACATGCGACAGTTACATATTGTCATTCTAGAACAAAAAATATGAAAGAACTTACGAAGCAAGCAGATATTTTAATTGTTGCTGTAGGTATAGCCAACTTTGTCGGATCTGATTATATCAAGGATGATGCGGTTGTTATTGATGTCGGTGTGAATCGCTTAGACAATGGGAAATTATGTGGAGACGTTAAGTTTGATGAAGCCAAGGAAGTAGCATCTTATTTAACACCGGTACCTGGTGGGGTTGGCCCAATGACGATTACGATGCTACTTCATAATACGATTCAATCGTTTAAACGAACTCAAAAATAA
- the xseA gene encoding exodeoxyribonuclease VII large subunit translates to MAVDHFLTVTEITKYIKRSFDQDEQLQNIWIRGELSNFKRHSRGHMYFTVKDENSRMQAVMFAGNNRFLKFQPENGMKVLLRGDISVYEPYGQYQFYAKEMQPDGIGNLYLAFEKLKEQLSQEGLFSERYKKPIPAVPMEIAIATSPTGAAIRDIVTTLKRRFPIANITLLPVLVQGEEAVPSIANAITQANLAGKFDLLIVGRGGGSIEELWAFNEEVVARAIFESKLPVISAVGHETDFTIADFVADLRAATPTAAAELAVPDLSELNERLKGLEARLTRSVKERFALANQRLYHLQKSYAFRYPVQLVKQKEQDLDRLVERLSRQSHRAIGEHQQKLAQLTKDLQRNHPLELVKQASQKQTELETNLQRLMKDRLKDHNNTFQQLVAKLNVLSPLRVMERGYSLAYTEDGTLVKSTEQVAVGEFVDVRLKDGTLACEVKQIEEKQ, encoded by the coding sequence ATGGCCGTTGATCATTTTTTAACAGTTACTGAGATTACAAAGTATATCAAACGATCATTTGATCAGGATGAGCAGCTGCAAAATATTTGGATTCGTGGTGAACTATCGAACTTTAAGCGGCACAGTCGAGGGCATATGTATTTTACAGTAAAAGACGAGAATTCACGAATGCAGGCGGTTATGTTTGCAGGCAACAATCGCTTTTTGAAATTCCAACCCGAAAATGGAATGAAAGTGTTGTTACGAGGTGATATTTCTGTCTATGAGCCGTATGGCCAATATCAATTTTACGCAAAAGAAATGCAGCCAGATGGCATTGGTAATTTATATTTAGCTTTTGAAAAATTAAAGGAGCAATTGTCACAAGAAGGGCTGTTTTCTGAACGTTATAAAAAGCCAATTCCTGCTGTGCCAATGGAAATTGCGATCGCCACATCACCAACAGGGGCGGCGATTCGAGATATAGTGACTACGCTAAAACGACGGTTTCCAATAGCGAATATCACGTTATTACCCGTTCTTGTTCAAGGGGAAGAGGCTGTCCCTTCAATTGCAAATGCCATTACCCAAGCAAATCTAGCGGGTAAGTTTGATCTGCTGATCGTTGGGCGCGGTGGTGGCTCAATTGAAGAACTGTGGGCTTTTAATGAAGAAGTTGTTGCTAGAGCGATCTTCGAGTCAAAACTTCCTGTGATCTCAGCGGTTGGACATGAAACGGACTTTACGATTGCGGACTTTGTTGCAGATTTACGTGCGGCAACGCCGACAGCAGCGGCTGAATTAGCCGTGCCCGATCTTTCCGAATTAAATGAACGCTTAAAAGGGCTTGAGGCAAGACTAACTCGCTCTGTGAAAGAGAGGTTTGCGTTAGCGAACCAGCGTCTTTACCATTTACAAAAGTCGTATGCCTTTCGCTATCCTGTCCAATTGGTCAAGCAAAAGGAGCAAGATCTTGATCGGTTAGTTGAACGACTATCACGTCAATCACACCGTGCGATTGGTGAGCATCAACAGAAGTTAGCTCAATTGACAAAAGACTTGCAGCGAAACCATCCACTCGAACTTGTAAAACAAGCAAGTCAAAAACAAACAGAATTAGAAACGAATCTCCAACGTCTGATGAAGGATCGTTTGAAAGATCATAACAATACGTTCCAACAGCTTGTAGCGAAGCTAAATGTATTGAGCCCACTCCGTGTCATGGAGCGTGGTTATAGTTTAGCTTATACAGAAGATGGCACACTCGTTAAATCAACTGAACAAGTTGCTGTAGGAGAGTTCGTTGATGTTCGGTTGAAGGATGGAACGCTTGCTTGTGAGGTAAAACAGATCGAAGAAAAACAGTAA
- a CDS encoding exodeoxyribonuclease VII small subunit: MSEQKEVQVTFEQAIEQLESVVEKLEQGDVPLEEAISMFQEGMSLSKICHDKLASVEKQMDQILNEDGEIEITSFQEE; encoded by the coding sequence ATGAGTGAACAAAAAGAAGTGCAAGTAACATTTGAGCAAGCGATTGAACAATTGGAGTCAGTTGTTGAAAAATTAGAACAAGGTGATGTACCACTAGAAGAAGCGATATCGATGTTCCAAGAAGGCATGTCGTTATCAAAAATATGTCATGATAAACTTGCAAGCGTAGAAAAGCAAATGGACCAAATTTTAAATGAAGATGGTGAAATTGAAATAACGTCGTTTCAGGAGGAATAG
- a CDS encoding polyprenyl synthetase family protein, with protein MTEHNLKSFLVDKKKLIDDLLPLQIERLKAPENLKESMLYSLNAGGKRIRPVLLLATLNGFNHGDERGLDVACAIEMIHTYSLIHDDLPAMDDDDTRRGKPTNHKVYGEALAILAGDALLTYSFEMISSIMHPQVTAEMKMKLVQQLAQATGPEGMVGGQTADMDGEDKALTVEQLEYIHNHKTGDLLTFAVVAGAILAEASDKDIEYLKKFANQLGLVFQIKDDILDIEGDAKTLGKPVGSDTSNHKSTYPSLLTLEGAKQKLNDHTKRAKEYLSNVTMNTSLLEEITDYIVSRDH; from the coding sequence GTGACTGAGCATAACTTAAAGTCCTTTTTAGTTGATAAGAAAAAACTCATCGATGATCTTTTGCCGCTTCAGATTGAACGATTGAAAGCTCCGGAAAATCTTAAAGAGTCAATGCTATACTCCCTAAATGCAGGGGGGAAAAGGATCCGTCCCGTTTTGTTATTAGCAACTTTAAATGGATTTAATCATGGGGATGAACGTGGATTAGACGTTGCTTGTGCAATTGAGATGATTCATACGTATTCGCTTATTCATGATGATCTCCCAGCAATGGATGATGATGATACACGAAGAGGGAAGCCAACAAACCATAAAGTGTATGGTGAGGCACTTGCGATATTAGCTGGAGATGCTTTACTCACATACAGCTTTGAAATGATTTCTTCCATTATGCACCCGCAAGTGACAGCGGAGATGAAGATGAAGCTTGTCCAACAGTTAGCACAAGCAACAGGACCAGAAGGTATGGTCGGGGGACAAACAGCGGATATGGATGGGGAAGATAAGGCGTTAACGGTAGAACAGCTAGAATATATACATAATCATAAGACAGGTGACTTACTAACATTTGCAGTAGTGGCAGGTGCGATTTTAGCTGAAGCTTCTGATAAAGATATCGAATATCTCAAAAAATTCGCTAACCAACTAGGTCTAGTTTTTCAGATTAAGGATGATATCTTAGACATCGAAGGTGATGCGAAGACACTTGGTAAACCTGTTGGTAGCGATACAAGCAACCATAAAAGCACGTATCCGAGCTTGTTGACATTAGAAGGCGCGAAGCAAAAATTAAATGATCATACGAAACGTGCCAAAGAATATCTATCTAATGTAACAATGAATACGTCATTGTTAGAAGAAATCACTGATTATATTGTGAGTCGAGATCATTAA
- the dxs gene encoding 1-deoxy-D-xylulose-5-phosphate synthase has translation MDVETIKDPRFLKNYSTGQLESLSKDIREFLIEKLSVTGGHLGPNLGVVELTLVLHHLFESPKDKIIWDVGHQAYVHKILTGRANRFDELRQYKGLCGFPKRDESEHDVWETGHSSTSLSSAMGMAVARDIKGTDDNVVAVIGDGALTGGMALEALNHIGHEQKDLIVVLNDNEMSIAPNVGALHNVLGRLRTAGKYQKAKEELEFLIKKIPAFGGKLATTAERVKDSLKYLLVSGIFFEEMGFTYLGPVDGHDLEDLKENIQYAKKTKGPVLIHVLTKKGKGYAPAENDAKGTWHGLGPYKIESGEVVKKPGPPSYSGVFSESLKKSARKDDRIVAITAAMPGGTKLDQFAQEFPDRMFDVGIAEQHATTMAGGLATQGLKPVFAVYSTFLQRGYDQVVHDICRQNLNVFFAIDRAGLVGADGETHQGVFDIAYLRHIPNMTILAPKDENELQHMVYTATQYDDGPIAVRYPRGNGYGVKMDEELKEIPIGKWEVLQDGADVAILTFGTMIPVATEAAELLEKEGIFVKVINARSIKPLDEPMLTELAEQNTQVITLEEASVQGSFGSAVLEFFHDSGYHDMTVKRLGIPDRFIEHGSVPQLLEEIGLTTNHVVDHVTEMIPRKKQRA, from the coding sequence ATGGATGTAGAAACGATAAAAGACCCCAGATTCTTAAAAAATTACTCGACCGGACAACTTGAAAGCTTATCGAAGGACATACGCGAGTTTTTAATTGAAAAATTATCGGTGACAGGTGGCCATTTAGGCCCGAATTTAGGTGTTGTTGAACTTACACTTGTCCTTCATCACCTTTTCGAAAGTCCAAAAGATAAAATTATCTGGGATGTCGGTCACCAGGCGTACGTTCATAAAATTTTAACTGGTCGTGCAAATCGATTTGATGAGCTCCGCCAATATAAAGGATTGTGTGGATTTCCAAAACGAGATGAAAGCGAGCATGATGTTTGGGAAACGGGTCATAGTTCGACTTCATTATCATCAGCGATGGGGATGGCTGTTGCCAGAGATATAAAAGGTACTGATGATAATGTCGTTGCCGTTATTGGGGACGGTGCCCTCACTGGAGGAATGGCTTTAGAAGCTCTCAATCATATTGGCCATGAACAAAAGGATTTAATTGTTGTTCTAAATGATAATGAAATGTCAATTGCTCCGAATGTCGGTGCCTTGCATAATGTGTTAGGCCGATTGAGAACTGCGGGTAAGTACCAAAAAGCAAAAGAAGAGCTTGAATTTCTTATTAAGAAAATCCCTGCGTTTGGTGGGAAGCTTGCAACAACGGCTGAACGTGTGAAAGATAGCTTGAAATACTTGTTAGTATCTGGAATATTCTTTGAAGAAATGGGCTTTACGTATTTAGGACCAGTTGACGGACACGATCTTGAAGATTTAAAAGAGAATATTCAGTATGCGAAGAAGACAAAGGGACCTGTCCTTATACATGTCCTCACGAAAAAAGGAAAAGGCTACGCGCCTGCTGAAAATGATGCTAAGGGAACTTGGCATGGCCTCGGTCCATATAAGATTGAATCCGGAGAAGTCGTAAAAAAGCCTGGTCCACCAAGCTATAGTGGCGTTTTTAGTGAATCGCTAAAGAAATCAGCGAGAAAAGATGATCGGATCGTTGCGATTACTGCTGCGATGCCAGGTGGAACAAAGCTCGACCAGTTCGCACAAGAGTTTCCAGATCGAATGTTTGATGTAGGGATCGCGGAACAACATGCAACAACGATGGCTGGGGGACTTGCAACACAAGGGTTGAAGCCGGTGTTTGCGGTATATTCAACGTTTTTACAACGAGGTTATGATCAAGTCGTGCATGACATCTGTCGTCAAAACTTAAATGTATTCTTTGCGATCGATAGAGCTGGTTTAGTTGGTGCAGATGGAGAAACGCACCAAGGTGTATTCGATATCGCCTATTTACGTCATATTCCAAATATGACCATTTTGGCACCTAAAGATGAAAATGAATTACAGCATATGGTCTATACGGCAACACAATACGATGATGGACCAATTGCTGTTCGTTATCCAAGAGGGAATGGGTATGGTGTGAAGATGGATGAAGAATTAAAAGAAATTCCAATTGGAAAGTGGGAGGTTCTCCAAGACGGGGCAGATGTTGCGATCTTAACTTTTGGTACGATGATCCCTGTAGCCACTGAAGCTGCTGAATTACTGGAAAAAGAGGGTATTTTTGTAAAAGTGATTAATGCCCGTTCGATTAAACCGCTAGATGAACCAATGCTAACAGAACTTGCGGAGCAAAACACTCAGGTGATTACGCTTGAAGAGGCTTCGGTTCAAGGGAGCTTTGGGAGTGCGGTGCTTGAGTTCTTCCATGACAGTGGTTATCATGACATGACGGTTAAACGATTGGGGATACCAGATCGATTTATAGAACATGGAAGTGTCCCTCAATTATTAGAAGAAATCGGTTTAACAACAAACCATGTCGTTGATCATGTAACAGAAATGATTCCAAGGAAAAAACAAAGGGCGTAA
- a CDS encoding TlyA family RNA methyltransferase → MTKKERVDVLLVEQGLVETREKAKRSIMAGIVYAENERMDKPGMKIDRHTALRIKGQVLPYVSRGGLKLEKALKSFSLDLHDKTVIDIGASTGGFTDCALQHGAKLVYALDVGYNQLAWKLREDERVEVMERTNFRYVTRNDLTRGLPTFATIDVSFISLRLILPVLKELLMPNSDVSTLVKPQFEAGRDEVGKKGIVREPRTHEKVLEDMIQFALQEGYDVKGIDFSPITGGEGNIEFLLHLHWTNSENLGKYLSDQTPKEIVSEAHQQFQRSK, encoded by the coding sequence ATGACAAAAAAAGAACGAGTAGATGTGTTACTTGTCGAGCAAGGGTTAGTTGAAACAAGAGAAAAAGCAAAGCGTTCCATTATGGCTGGCATTGTCTATGCTGAAAATGAGCGGATGGATAAACCGGGGATGAAGATTGATCGTCATACAGCGCTTAGAATAAAGGGGCAAGTGTTACCTTATGTTAGTCGTGGCGGTTTGAAGCTAGAAAAAGCGCTAAAAAGCTTTTCGTTAGATTTGCATGACAAAACGGTCATTGACATTGGGGCTTCAACAGGTGGTTTTACAGATTGCGCACTCCAACACGGAGCAAAGCTCGTCTATGCACTTGATGTCGGTTATAATCAATTGGCATGGAAGTTAAGGGAAGATGAACGTGTCGAGGTGATGGAACGAACAAATTTCCGCTATGTAACGCGAAACGACTTAACACGAGGTTTACCCACATTTGCTACCATTGATGTGTCATTCATATCGTTACGATTAATATTGCCAGTTTTAAAAGAACTGTTAATGCCAAATAGTGATGTCTCAACCCTTGTTAAACCTCAGTTTGAGGCCGGACGAGATGAGGTCGGGAAGAAAGGAATCGTTCGTGAGCCGCGGACTCATGAAAAAGTCCTCGAAGATATGATTCAGTTTGCATTGCAAGAAGGTTATGATGTCAAAGGCATAGACTTTTCACCAATAACCGGTGGTGAAGGAAATATTGAATTTTTGCTTCACTTACATTGGACAAACAGTGAGAATCTCGGGAAGTATCTTAGTGACCAAACACCTAAAGAGATCGTGAGTGAGGCACACCAACAGTTCCAACGTTCGAAATAA